In Acidobacteriota bacterium, the sequence GCGGCGGGCGATCTCGCGGCGCCCCTGCTCCACCGCCTCCTGCCACGTCAGATCGCCGAGTTCGCGTTCGGACGGTTCTTCCGCCGCTATCCCGACGATCTCGGGCGGCAGGTCGCCGACGTCCACCCTCTCCCCATCGGCGACGACCGCCGCCCGTTCCACCGCCGCGCGAAGCTGCCTCACGTTGCCGGGCCAGTCGTAATCGTGGAGAGCCTGCAGCGCCGCCGCGGTGAACCCGCGGAGACGGCGGGCCGGCGCCGCGTCCTGGCAGGCTCGCAGGAAGTGCACGGCGAGCGGTTCGATGTCCTCCCGACGGTCCCGCAGCGGCGGCACGCGGACCTGCGCCACGTTCAGCCGGTACCACAGGTCCGCGCGAAACGTTCCGCGAGCGACCATGCCTTCCAGATCCTGGTGGGTCGCCGCGACGATCCGCACGTCGACCGGTCGCTCTGCCGATTCCCCGAGCCGGCGCACCGCTTTCTCTTCGAGGGCCCGCGTCAGCTTCGCCTGCAGCGAAGACCTCAGCTCCGCGATCTCGTCCAGGAACAAGGTGCCGCGATGGGCGCGCTCGAACAGGCCGGCGCGCTCGCCGGTGGCCCCGGTGAACGCGCCGCGGGCGTGGCCGAACAGCTCGCTTTCGAGGAGATCCGCGGGGATGGCGGCGCAGTTGACCGCGACGAACGGATGCTGGGCCCGCGGGCTGAGCTGGTGGAGCGCCCGCGCGATCCGCTCCTTTCCGGTCCCCGTCTCGCCGAGCACGAGAACCGTGGCATCGCTCTTCGCCAGCCGGCGGACCAGCTCCGCAAGCCGCCGCATCGGCTCCGAACCGCCGATGACCCCCGGCAGCGACTCGATTCGCTCACCCGCCGACACGGCCGCGCGGCCCGCCGCCCGAAGAACCACCTCCCTCGCCTGCTCGGGATCGACCGGTTTCGTCAGATAGTCGTACGCACCGAGCCGGAGGGCCTCGACCGCGGTGCCCACCGTAGCGTAAGCCGTCATCAAAACGAACTCGGCGTTGGGCTGCACTCGACGGCAGGCCCGCAGCACCTCGATCCCGTCGCCGTCGGGCATGCGGAGATCGCAGAGCACGACGTCGATGCGTTCTTCTCTCAGCCTCTGGAGCGCCTCCCCCGCACTGGCCGCGAGAAGCACATCTGCATCGCCGCGGAGAACTTTTTCCATCAGGCGGAGCATGTTCCGCTTGTCGTCCACGACGAGCACGCGGGGCCGGTCCTGTCCCTCGGCCGTCATCGTTCTGGCCTCCGAGCGGCCGGAAGGCGGACTCTGATGGTCGTGCCTCCCCCCGGGCGGGGCTCCGCGGCGATGGTGCCGCCGTGGGCGCCGACGATGCCGCGGCAGACGGCGAGGCCGAGGCCGCTGCCCCCCGCCCGGCGGGAAAAGAACGGTTCGAACACGCGCACGCGCTCCTCTTCGCTGATCCCCTTTCCCCTGTCGGAAACCGTGAACTCGTATCCGCCGCCCGGCAGCGGTCCTCCCGAGATCTCGATTTCTTCGGCCTCGGGACCCGCCTCGGCGGCGTTCCGGACCAGATTCTGCAAGACCTGCCGCATCCGTTCGGGGTCGGCGTGCACCCGCCCGGGCCGCAGATCGAGCCGAAGGCGCGGGCGCAACCCGCCGGCCGCGCTCAGGCGCCGCGCCACGTCCTCGATGAGATCGTGCATGGGAACTTCCTGCGGGCGCAGGCTGGGGGTGCGGGCGTACGCGAGGAGATCCTCCGCGATTCTCTGGCAGGCGGCGGCTTCGTCGTCGATGATCTCGATCTCCTCGCGCAACCCCGGAGGCAGCGAGTCCCGGTCCATCGATTTGATGTACCCGCGGATGATCCCGATGGGATTGTTGATCTCGTGGGCCACGCCGGCAGCGAGCTGCCCGATCGCCGCCATCCTCTCGCTGTCGACCAATCGCCGCTCCCGGTCCTGCAGCTCCTCCGCCATGCTGTCGAACGCCCGTGCCACCGCGCGGAGTTCCCCGCGGCCCAGGGGTCCCACGCGCACGGAGAAATCGCCGGAGCCGAGACGGCGCGCGGCCACGGCGAGCCGTTCGAGCGGGCGCAGTACGGACTCTCGCAGCCGGATCGTGAAGTAAGCCGACAGCAGCAGGATCCCGAGCATCCCGGCGACTCCGAGCGCGAGCGCGACGGTGGTGGCTCTCGTCGCGCGGCGGTGGATCCCGGCCATGTCGAGCTCCACGGAGCGGGCGAGGGCATCCGCGCGCCGGGCGGCCATCGACGAGAGGCGCTCCGCCTCGGCGTGGGCCGCGAGAAGATCGTCACGGCGTCCCTCGCGCACCGCGGGCACGATCCGCTCGCGGAACAGTCGGTCGAGAGCGCCGCTGTCCCTCTCGATCTGCTCGAGGCGGGCGATCCTGTCG encodes:
- a CDS encoding sigma-54-dependent Fis family transcriptional regulator, yielding MTAEGQDRPRVLVVDDKRNMLRLMEKVLRGDADVLLAASAGEALQRLREERIDVVLCDLRMPDGDGIEVLRACRRVQPNAEFVLMTAYATVGTAVEALRLGAYDYLTKPVDPEQAREVVLRAAGRAAVSAGERIESLPGVIGGSEPMRRLAELVRRLAKSDATVLVLGETGTGKERIARALHQLSPRAQHPFVAVNCAAIPADLLESELFGHARGAFTGATGERAGLFERAHRGTLFLDEIAELRSSLQAKLTRALEEKAVRRLGESAERPVDVRIVAATHQDLEGMVARGTFRADLWYRLNVAQVRVPPLRDRREDIEPLAVHFLRACQDAAPARRLRGFTAAALQALHDYDWPGNVRQLRAAVERAAVVADGERVDVGDLPPEIVGIAAEEPSERELGDLTWQEAVEQGRREIARRYLTAVLRRYGGRVADAAAHAGVERESFYRLMRRYGVRVPPPGESS
- a CDS encoding HAMP domain-containing protein — encoded protein: MSSRRKREAAARPEAERTIGRRLAAAFGTVAVLSVTLGAALLLLVAHVSGLVGEMRRDETAIKASLTLAAAVREQYIHQAHWMLSQEAEHLGHYEDWLRSVRSAAATLRPLLPPDRIARLEQIERDSGALDRLFRERIVPAVREGRRDDLLAAHAEAERLSSMAARRADALARSVELDMAGIHRRATRATTVALALGVAGMLGILLLSAYFTIRLRESVLRPLERLAVAARRLGSGDFSVRVGPLGRGELRAVARAFDSMAEELQDRERRLVDSERMAAIGQLAAGVAHEINNPIGIIRGYIKSMDRDSLPPGLREEIEIIDDEAAACQRIAEDLLAYARTPSLRPQEVPMHDLIEDVARRLSAAGGLRPRLRLDLRPGRVHADPERMRQVLQNLVRNAAEAGPEAEEIEISGGPLPGGGYEFTVSDRGKGISEEERVRVFEPFFSRRAGGSGLGLAVCRGIVGAHGGTIAAEPRPGGGTTIRVRLPAARRPER